Within the Dermacentor silvarum isolate Dsil-2018 chromosome 8, BIME_Dsil_1.4, whole genome shotgun sequence genome, the region TCGAAGTGCGCCAGCAGTTGGCGCGCAGTCGGCGGGACGTCGAGCGAGGCCGCTTGGACACAGCCGCCGCGGACGTTCATGGCGACTCGAAGCACGCACGAGGCCGCAAGCGCAACAGCGTCATCCTCTGCTATCTGTGGACGGTGACCGCGGTCGCGTCAGAGGCAGCCTCGCTGAAGATCCACTACCTGGACTTGTACCCAGCGGCGCTGCTGGTGCTCTCCTCGCTGCTGTCATTCCCGACCGAGTTGGTCGCCATTGTGTCGGCAGCACGTCTGGGACGCAGCGCTTCGCTGACCTGGGCGCTGGGCCTTGCCGCTCTCGCCTGCTTCGTGGCCGCCACCCTCAGCGACGACAACACAGTTCCCAGCGCGGTGCTGCTGCTAGTGGCGAGCGTCAGCGTGGATGCATCGCAGGTCGTGGGCACACTGTACACGGCCGAGATGTACCCTACGGTGGTGCGCTGCACGGGCCTGGCACTGTGCAAGTGCTTTTCGGCTGCCGCCAGCGTTGCCACGCCTCTGGCAGTCTACCTGGGACTTCTGCCAGTGTCTTCATGGCCACTGGGCGTGGTGTCGCTAATGTGCGTCACTGCAGCGTACCTGGCGATGCGCTTGCCGGACACCAAAGAGTGCACTGTGCTGCCGGACCAGCTTTCGGACGCACCGTTCGACTCGACTCCGCATTAAGCAAGATCGTGCTGGCCGACGGATACTGGCGAGTGTCCTTGCAGGGCAGCACTTCCACGGCAACTTGTGGGCCATGGTGAAGGGCAGACAGCTTCTCCCGAGAGGGAATCAGTCTTTACCTAGCGTGTTCCTGCAACACTGCATTTGAACCATTTTCTTCCGTTCGGAGTGCTTGCTATGGAGCAAGCCgcaataaataattatatattCAATCCTGTCGCTAGAATAAACGCTATAAATGTCTTTGGAAGCCCCGGCCAGTTTATGTAAGGAGAGCTTCGGTTCTCGTTCAAGCAAAGAACTTGGTGCCGTACATGCTCGTGGCACTTTGCTCCTCAAACCAAAAGACAGTCGGCATAGGTTACCTGAAATAATACACATTATCGTGTGCATCAGATGGTTACTTTCTACATAGAAAAATAAATTTAAACCCGCTTGATATTGTTGATATATCGCCTGCAGTGTTCGCTGTCCGATCTTCCAAGTCCACATTAGATGTTTTACGAACAATCTTGCATGTGCTTCAACATTGTGCTAGACACTCGAATAGAGAGCGCGGTGAAAACTTCGGGTCGCAGAACGCGAGCGCCGTTAGTTCAAAGGAATTGTAGTTTCACCCCTAATGCGCAGCGTGCAGTAGTGCGATACGTTGTAAAATATGTGGTGTAAATCTCGCAATCTTTCTAGCAATTTTGGTTGCAATGACCATTCACATACGGGCGCAAACAAGCTCGTTTcgcaataataattaaaaaaatattcgttGACAACATTTGTCCAAGTCATTTTCGTTTTAAAGGCGGCGCTTCCTGGTGAAGAAGAAATGGAGAGACGCTTCTTTATCTTCTTTCTTACTATCATGCCTCCCACTTCTCACCACTGGCTTCGTTTACCATCTTTCACTTCTACACTGCTGTACGAATACGCTGCAGAGTGTGGCGTCCGTATCAAAAGACCTAGCAATCAAGAGGACTAGCGTATTACCCTCAGGGCGTACTATTCTTCTTTGCTGTAGGACTGGTGGAAAGGGATTGAGAAGATGTGGGAGGGAGGTGAGGAAGAGATGCAAATCTTCGGTTGGCAATATATGGGTGAGGAGGTTCTGATCCCGAATCCTTGCCGGGTTCTGTAGCATTTTGAAGCTCTAACTATTCTTAGTGTTACCATTATATAGTATTACCACCAGAATCATGCGCCTGTTCATGACGCAACTAGCTTGGAAGTTAGCGCTTACTAATAATCGCACTCGGCACCAGTGACAGCTGTTGTCCAGGTTGAACTGTTTGCTCAGAAGCGAAGGTCAGCACTTGATGGGTTTGAGCCGTTAAAGCTCGCTTCCCTGCAACAGCACCAGATGGCGTTGCTCTCCCCGTATCGCAGTCGGGAAAACCCTCCGATTGCACCCACAGTGTCGTGAACGTTTTGTCCCGGCCTCGCCTTGCCCTTCGTGAGTCGGTGGCAGAGCGGGCGTTCGCCGTGGAAAAAGCAGAACCTTCAGATTCCCAAGCGATTAGGTGTGTTCGAAAGCAGGAGTGAAAACGCCTTTTTTTGTATTCAAAATGCTGGCCATGCTGCCAACTCAAGGGATTTCACTTTTACACTGCACAAGAATAACGTCCTATGAAACCGCGTCTTGAGCGACCGTTACATTGTTACAGCGTTGCATAGAAATCAAAGGACGCCTTTTGAGTCGCCCTCCCGAGCGGGCTATGACACGTAAACCGTTTTATCGGTGACAAGGAACGTAATCTCGAACCAGTGCGCTACGCCGCTCTCCTCCTCACACTGGTATGTGCGGATCGCCGTTTCGCCCAGCGGTATAGCTTGGAACGGTGGCGGTGTCATTGCGAATTAGTGCGATTCTAATGCAATTCGTCTGTGAATGCTGGGGTGTCATATGACTCGAGGTCAACGGGCTACCAATGTGCTGCATTCGGCTGCAGAAATAACTTTCGCAAGCGAATCTGAAGTGCATCTTCAGCTGCGGAGACTCCGTAGCCTCCGCTGCCGTGGCACACAAGCGTTTGCTTTGTATTGTCAGCATAAACAGAAAGAACTTGACGTCATCAGCTTCGTCGCATGTATGTTCAGAAGATTTTGTTTCCAGAGAGTGCACGACGACGAACTCGGCACAAACGATCAAATTGGCATATGGAAGAAAGTTGCTTATTCGAGTCGGTGAACTAGTGCCAATGGATGAAGTCAACTTAGTTATTTCTTCGTGCACACGCACATTCAACTTATTCTGTTCAAAATGTGTTCCAAGAGTATCATGCTTTGCAAGCAACGTTATGGTGGAAGTTGACCGCAGATGTATTTTGAAGACAGTGCATGTcggcaaaaaaagaagaagtgaTGGGTGTGTTCTTTATCCTTCAGTAACCCAAAGCCATGCCTACCGCGGGCCGGCCGCCCCTAGTTCCCATGGGCTCTCCCGCACTTCCGAACCTCGCCGCTAAGCTGTCTGGCCGACGCCGCGCATCGCGCGCTGTATTACTTCAGGGAAGAAAGTTGTCGCAGATAGTAGTTCGTCTTCCAGCCCTTTCGAGTCCGCGAGGTGCCTTTGCACATGCACCACTCGAGATCTTTCAACGAGTCGCGTGCGTCTCATTGATCAAGGCATATTCGCGGTCACTGTCATCAGGTCGTTTTATCAATGTAAACAGCACTTCCGGTCGAGTTATATTACAGTTTTTtataattgcgatagcattatatgccACATTTCACGAACATCCGGCAGCGGTGGGACCAAAACATGGTACTAAAGATGGCCGATggtgcaaagagtaaaaacacgccaagaaatgctcggattgacgtcaaatttctcagcgTCTTACACAGCCCGGCATCGCGTCTTCCCTATGTGCGAAAGCTCAGGCAACATGTTTTTGTAAAGCTTGATGCCCGAGTGCCACGGAAACAGTACTTCGAAAGAAAGTTGTACCGCGAAATTATAGGAGTACGAAAGCTAGCAAAATGTGTTTCCTCAGATCATCGCAGTTACCTGTATTGGGATTATACGCTGGTGCGGAACACCGCATAGCAGATGGAGACACCTCCTGTTGTGGTCGCCTGAGTGATACCTTAACAGAGTTCAAGGCTAGATATACCATAATAACGCGTTGCACGGTTTTACGTATCGACAATGTTCAGACTTGGCTCGCCTCCTATTTCGATCGCGGGCAGAGCGGTGGCAGCGCCTTCAGGCACTTCGCCGTTATATATTGcggctatcatcatcatcatcatcatcatcatcatcatcatcatcatcatcatcagcctatctttatgcccactgcaggacaaatgactctccctgcgatctccaattatgcGCTGCTGGTTCCAACTTATGCCTGCAAATGTCCTagtttcatcatcccacctagttttctgccatcctagactgcgcttccctttcgttggtagccattctgtaactctaatggttcaccggctATCTACACTGCGTATTACATGGACTGGCCAGCTCTATCTTTTTCTCCTAATGGCAGctacaatatcggctataccGGTTTGCTCACTGGTCcgcatcgctctcttcctgtctatcaacgttacgtctaacatttttcgatccatcgctctttgtgcggtccttaacttgttctcgaacttctttgttaacctccaagtttatgccccgtATGtcagcatcggtagaatgcaatgatggtagacttttcttttcaaggacagtggtgagctccctgtcaggatttggcgaagcatatgcactccaacccatttttattcttctgtcaatttccttctcatgatcagggttccctgtgagtagttgacctagataaacgtactcttgtacagactctaggggctgactagcgatcatgaattcttgttctcttgccaggctgtcgAGCATTATCTGACTTCTGCACTGCAAACAGCAACCCATGTATAATGGAACGTAACAGTACAGAACACGTCGCATATCACGAACGAGACCTCATGCGTATGCACCAAGTTCCATTCTGCTATAGACTAGTGAAGTAAATGCGCGTGTAATAGCCAATGTTaccaacgtgtttttttttctcgtgtgtCACGTTAGACTTCACGCGTAATTTTCTAGTCGCTTCTTCGAAGCAGCTAGCGCTACGTAGACGCTGTGCGACATTACACCGCCTTTGCGATCCGCACAGGTTGTAAAGGAACAGGTCGTAGatattaacgcgagagcgttaaaggccccgtgtcgcagaaaatccgccatCGGTCTCGGCGTCGGcatccgcggccaagaaaataatccagaaccaccccgaccacgcaggccctccgcgtggcgcagatgcccttgtgaactaatcgaattttaaaaagtaaaatgcgccagaaaaatcgtaaagtaggacttaaccacaacgtacagacatgatagcgtcggattgtaatttgaatgtgcgagaaaacattATTCTCTTACAAGGAAACACAAACATAAACCCCATTTGCAACattgagactgcggcttgcataagcaatagtacgttccgcaccatcttgccactgcacaagaactgcgccgagacccgcatGGCTGGCttcagtatggatttctgtgtctgcgtcttcgtcgaaatgagcaagtattggggcagctttgcaaacgctggcgcaattcattgaacgactgctgctgctcgtcgccccaaatgaaaggcacatcgtcgcgtgtaagccgtgtgagaggctcagcaattctcgagaatcctcgacaaagcgtctataataggcgcacaaaccaaggaagcgttggacagccttcttgtctgtgggtggtgaaaactcggcgacggcagctaacttgtcggggtctggtcggacgcctttaggaccaacgacatggccgagaaatttgagctcttggaacccaaagtagcatttttcgggcttgatggtgaggtcagcagtacggatcgcagtgaggacgctctcgagtcgtgcgaggtgctcgtcgaacgtgctcgagaacacgacgacgtcgtccaagtatacgaggcagggttgccatttgagttcagcaagcacggtatccatcatccgctgaaaggtggcaggtgcggaacagagaccgaagggaggactttgaactcataaaggccgtcaggtgtcacaaacgctgttttttcacgatcctgttcatcaacttcgatttgccaatatccggattaagatccaacgaagaaaagaacttggcatgttgtagacgNNNNNNNNNNNNNNNNNNNNNNNNNNNNNNNNNNNNNNNNNNNNNNNNNNNNNNNNNNNNNNNNNNNNNNNNNNNNNNNNNNNNNNNNNNNNNNNNNNNNGACGTAGAAGACGGCCAGTGCGCCAGAACTAACTTGTTTGGAAACAGAGTACGCATCTCATTTTCCGTGTCTCCCACCGATAAATAAAGTTATTGATCCAAAGAAAACGGCCAACGCCACTGAAAAACCTGTTCCAAAAGAGTCCGAAAAGTACACCTATGCAgccgcagtgaaccgacctcaagtaccacttggaagcagtcagcaGGAAAACTGCCAGCGTGTGATACGCGCTTTGTTCACGGCACTATGCTCCCACGTAGCGAAGATGCCTGTGAGTTCAACGAAGGATttgctggaagcagtgctggcttttgagtcagtaatactctgctctTCTTCCACATACGCTTAGTAGCATAATGGCCATTTCTCGCGCCCACTTGATCCATTCCGTCGTTCAAAAGGGGCCTTAATAATGCAGTCGAACTTCGCCAGTATTCTCCAGCGTCTGTGCGAGCTTAGTCCTTCGAGACATCATTATACTACggttacagtgcctagaatatactctaggcAGTGTACTACGGTGCAAGAAACAGGTGCTCCGACTGAAGCGCGCGCTGcgtctcactaatgttgggacaccgctaggtggcgcacgcAACTAGGGGCCTGGAGGGGGCTAGGGCGCCGGGGGCAGATCATTCCCTGGCCACCGTGCGGGGAGCGCGCTTTGCAGCCTGTTTGTTAGAGTGCCTGCGACTGTTTTTAACGACAAACCTTAGGTCACTTTATTTGTGTTACAAAATTTTAATATGGAAATTTTAATTGTTGAGGTGCTTTGCTGCCGTTTCTAAGCGCAAAAGCGTATAGTATTTCTGTCAGTGCCGCACTCACAGTTATTAAACATTCACGACGGAAAAGAGACTACAACTgcaacttggaaaaaaaaaatgtgaagcgATGTGCAGAAGGCACGTACCCATGTGGCCTAGTGCAGAAGGCACGTACGTACTCGTAGCATAGTTTTACACGAGCCTAGCCAGATTTCTCAAATTTGTTCTTCTGGACGTGTTGACGAGAACAAATCTATTGTGCACTGCTGTCCATGAACCTGTGACGTACGCCGGGTCAAAGTGCTTCTCGCAGCGGCACTCTCCTGATGGCAGGACGTGGTCGCCACGTTCGAGAGCATCTTACGATCCATGCAGTCGGCTCTTTTCACTAAGCATGGAAACTCTGTCTTTGCACATGCCAGACACGCTGTTCCAATTTGGTGCGAATCACTTCTTGCCTACAATCCGTCTCCACCAGGCAACGTCACAGCTCGAGATACGGATCTCCTTTCCCTCTCTTGAGATTCAGACTGTCTGTAGGAATTTTTAAGCGCTTACCAAGAACGATGATAATAGATTGCTCAATTTTGAAGTGAACATTGCTGCCCGCGCCGCTTGTCGGCGACCGCTTCCAAGGATGGACACACGCCGTCTGCTAGAGCACGCGACGCGACCGCACTGTCGGAGTcattatcgtctgtttcggcgcTTGAGGGATTTAAATTATTATAGCGGAGGACACAAACAGTAAAAAAAttgtcttaatttttttttcgacacgCTTTACGTACAGTTACAATGACTTACACGTTAGCATTTACCGCTTTTCAGCCTCATAACGTGTGCTGCCGAGTAGCGGTGCAGACGTGAGACACCATCATTAGTCAGACGCGTTTCTCACCAGCGGCCCCCGCGTCGTCggagcacctgttcttcttaTACCGTGCCTTATACCAATCTAGCCCTCTCGGAGGCCGGTCTCCCAaatggaaggacgatcccagggCACATCAGACATGGCTATCCGTGTATACCATCATTTGCAaatggaagtgcgatgatatacGTCAGGCGACAAATACCTCAGGTCGCCTTACCAGTGCAAGACCTTTGTTCTACCTCTTTAGAAGTCGCCGCCATGCAAGTCTGCCTAGGAAGccgaaaactcagtgtggtgtcaGTGTATATAAGTTCACGAAGGAAGGTCTCCGTGGCGGCCATTCTAAAGGAGctttgcattcgttgcccctctcctagaataatctgtgACAATTTTAACGCACATAATTTGCTTTGGGGAGAGCCGATTGAAGATTTTGGAGTAAAAAAAACGTGTCgcagccgcggatgctgctgacttatgtgTGGCGAACGATGGCAAATCGAttttcttcagaccaccagattcatggagttCCATAGACCTCGTGTTACATGCTACAGACCTGTTCGTATCATGgacaacggccccagacaggatggaCAGCGACCATTTTCTGATCTTCACCAGCATCACAGGATTTCACACTGCTAGTCGACAATACTGTACTGTGATACACTGGTACATGTCACACATACAGAGGGAGATCTAAGCAAAGCCGTATGCTATAACTGTCGCCAAACTAGCCATCTTGCAATCAAGTGCCCTCATCCCAAGTCCAATGCCCCGCAGCCATCCAGCCAGCAAAGGAACCTTGCTTCCATGGCGTGCCTTCAGGCTTCAGAACCATTTGAGGGATCATCTTGTGCAGTGTGCTGTGATTCAAGCAGACATTCCACTTATAGGCACTGATGATACCGTTCCAGACAGAGGTTCTTAACAGGCACCTTCTCGCTCAATGTCATTGGATCTGCCAACCTGTTACCATGGACTAAGCCTCCATACCTGTTGTAGGTATTGGTACTGTCATGTCAGCTGGTATATTATGTACTCGAATCACTGCTGGTCTTATTTCTGCAGTACTCGAGGTTCTAGTTCTGGCTAGAAACCTTTTGTCTGTGATTTTGGGCAGAACTGGTTTGAGGCAGCTCACGCTGAGCTCCttgtacactcttagcacggtaacgtttactaaaggggtatattctcacaaatttgtgcacctataaaaaaaagttacatagtaacctttatttaagtaacctttaatgaAGGGTACACTCTCACCAAGGtgtaacctataaaataaaaggctacgtgtacctatactaaaagttactatgtagtaacctttagtataggtacgcgtagcctttttgtatgtaacctttcgtataggcatagtcttgcaaggcttcgcacgtgcgtccttctgcgcatgtacatgaatttaggacattgattcttcggccaaccaccaaacttcagcgcaatgcactagcgtaactcactgaacagaacttcataaaaattttccttcaaatgatcggccgaatttctacaactttcggttaccaacgtcaggaggatgcactcttctgaaaatataggcatttaaggcacttagtcataacttctatgctgcgttatatttgcgctttggtcaaggttaaatcaCTGCTGTAACTCAGCAGGTAATTTATGATTAAGCGccgtaaaagcttatgttatcggaaaaaggtatcctttcgacgtagccaacggaaagttgttgaaattcggctgatcttccgaaatacactttttctgaaaacgctgctcagtgagttacgctagtgccctgcagtgaagttcaatggatggctgaaggagcaatgcacaaaattcatgtgcgtgcgcagaaggacgtgcgggtgaaaacgtgcaagactggatgcctatacgaaagattacagaaaaaaaggttcctaaatatggccgcaggggttatgccctaatttcttagacatgactcattgtctaaAACCAAAAAGATATTCAGGttttaagacaaaatgacattttattgctgtgaaaacttcatagtggcgacagacagcatttgcgcgatactCAATACATTTGGGaagaaaattttactaattagctttttcatttctttgggaacatgtaattgcacattgaaggcAGCTAGTACTAAaagcataccgatttgccataattgtgcctggcaccaagttcgagaaattgaatctgcaatgaagtgcgttgctgtttcagttattctttctgcacaacctgctgcaacattctgtaaatatctcagttggaacagcaatgcattttatggcatgtttgctgcaaaattctgtaaatatctcaactggaacagcaatgtattttatggcatgttcacagTATGTGTTTTAGAGACTATTCTGCGGCAAAATGCTTCCAGCAACCagatatggagtgctgattgaccagctatgccgttaaccacgattgtttatttacatgctaatcagtcaaacattggcgccattcgtactaatgattattattgaaattatgttgcgattataaaacttgttcagcagaaatcaTAACCTCGCTACAccaaataatatcccaggcaatgcctgataattcctcaaatgaccctgctaagctagcctcaacATTCCGtctcaaattatctttttttttaatattcatg harbors:
- the LOC119462214 gene encoding solute carrier family 22 member 13-like, with translation MRLLQGAATSTLFNTSFVLLIEVLAPERRTLYSIAAMMGKVFGAVIAAVMMWAKFSWYTLQLTSMLPCLLMLSTFAVLLESPRWLLARGNVEEAETVIMQAATLNGQSLFEVRQQLARSRRDVERGRLDTAAADVHGDSKHARGRKRNSVILCYLWTVTAVASEAASLKIHYLDLYPAALLVLSSLLSFPTELVAIVSAARLGRSASLTWALGLAALACFVAATLSDDNTVPSAVLLLVASVSVDASQVVGTLYTAEMYPTVVRCTGLALCKCFSAAASVATPLAVYLGLLPVSSWPLGVVSLMCVTAAYLAMRLPDTKECTVLPDQLSDAPFDSTPH